From Vicinamibacterales bacterium, a single genomic window includes:
- a CDS encoding TonB-dependent receptor: MTARRLAVVLTLALASSTAVFAQAPTPAPTPAPQQPPKPEEKPVYEEQVVVTASKVEQQLVNAPATVSVVSADVIASTPATNYAELFRSVPGVNLSQTSARDFNITMRGATSTLATSTLALLDGRSLYLDFFGFVAWDLLPVNPNELKQIEVIRGPASAVWGANAMNGVINFISKTPRELDGNSATITFGTFDRDTAKGEKLGAGSLFGINGTHARAVNDRWAYKISAGGYTSDAFPRPTGAIPNGTGTQYPAFANQGTTQPKFDTRVDYDAPEGKYKLAFAGGYSGTDGIIHTGIGPFDMTGVGVTYGTMRYARNAFKFNFFTNMLNGDASGLLAIGVDGKPILFKFDTKTYDFEVGNINTFGGRHVLSYGGNVRFNSFDLSIAPRGDNRTEMGSYVQDEIFFNNKVRVSIGARVDKYDNIENPVFSPRAALILKPAADHAVRLSFNKAFRSPSLINNYLETAIVNQLNLGAINPLLNGVIYNFPVQAIGNESLKEESTESFEVGYTGVIRNRATLSASVYFTTNRDEIFFTQTGRYRAAAPPPRWPLPAVVLEVLPPACTASRCDTGGLPSEFSYRNLGTVKNKGFELGIDGAVNEALNLFANYSYQAEPDPDFPKSEVNLPPKNRFNAGLNFSQGHFLGNLSVSYVDDAVWQDVLDARFTGPTEAYTQVNGAFGVKFARDKVTATIKGINLTNEDIQSHVFGDILKRQIIGELRFTF, translated from the coding sequence ATGACGGCTCGCCGATTGGCGGTTGTTTTGACCCTGGCCCTGGCCAGTTCAACCGCTGTATTCGCCCAGGCACCCACGCCGGCTCCCACTCCGGCGCCACAGCAACCCCCGAAGCCGGAAGAGAAGCCCGTCTATGAAGAGCAGGTTGTCGTGACCGCGTCGAAGGTCGAGCAGCAACTCGTCAACGCGCCGGCCACGGTGTCGGTGGTGTCGGCGGATGTGATCGCCTCGACGCCGGCGACCAACTACGCCGAGCTGTTCCGATCGGTGCCCGGTGTCAACCTGTCGCAGACCTCCGCGCGCGACTTCAACATCACGATGCGCGGCGCCACCTCGACGCTGGCCACCTCGACGCTGGCGCTGCTCGACGGCCGCAGCCTCTACCTCGACTTCTTCGGCTTCGTGGCCTGGGACCTGCTGCCGGTGAACCCGAACGAGCTGAAGCAGATCGAAGTGATCCGCGGACCGGCGTCAGCGGTGTGGGGCGCCAACGCCATGAACGGCGTGATCAACTTCATCTCGAAGACGCCGCGCGAGTTGGACGGCAACAGCGCCACCATCACGTTCGGCACCTTCGACCGCGATACCGCCAAGGGCGAGAAGCTCGGCGCCGGCTCGCTGTTCGGCATCAACGGCACGCACGCCCGGGCGGTGAACGATCGCTGGGCCTACAAGATCTCCGCGGGCGGCTACACCTCCGACGCGTTCCCGCGGCCGACCGGCGCCATCCCGAACGGCACCGGCACCCAGTACCCGGCCTTCGCCAACCAGGGCACGACGCAGCCGAAGTTCGACACCCGCGTCGATTACGACGCGCCGGAAGGCAAGTACAAGCTGGCGTTCGCGGGCGGCTACTCGGGCACCGACGGCATCATCCACACCGGCATCGGGCCGTTCGACATGACCGGCGTCGGCGTGACCTACGGCACCATGCGCTACGCGCGCAACGCCTTCAAGTTCAACTTCTTCACCAACATGCTGAACGGCGACGCCTCGGGGCTGCTCGCCATCGGCGTGGACGGCAAGCCGATTCTCTTCAAGTTCGACACCAAGACCTACGACTTCGAGGTCGGCAACATCAACACCTTCGGCGGCCGCCACGTGCTGAGCTACGGCGGCAACGTTCGCTTCAACAGCTTCGACCTGTCGATTGCCCCGCGCGGTGACAACCGCACCGAGATGGGCAGCTACGTGCAGGACGAGATCTTCTTCAACAACAAGGTGCGCGTCAGCATCGGCGCCCGGGTGGACAAGTACGACAATATCGAGAACCCGGTGTTCTCGCCCCGCGCCGCGCTGATTCTCAAGCCCGCCGCCGACCACGCCGTGCGCCTGTCGTTCAACAAGGCGTTCCGGTCGCCGTCGCTGATCAACAATTACCTGGAGACGGCCATCGTCAACCAGCTGAACCTGGGCGCGATCAACCCGCTGTTGAACGGCGTGATCTACAACTTCCCGGTCCAGGCCATCGGCAACGAGTCGCTCAAGGAAGAGTCCACCGAATCGTTCGAGGTCGGCTACACCGGCGTCATCCGGAACCGCGCCACGTTGTCGGCGTCGGTGTACTTCACGACCAACCGCGACGAGATCTTCTTCACCCAGACCGGCCGCTATCGCGCCGCGGCGCCGCCCCCGCGGTGGCCGCTGCCCGCGGTGGTGCTCGAGGTGCTGCCGCCCGCCTGCACCGCGTCCCGTTGCGACACCGGCGGCCTGCCGTCGGAGTTCAGCTACCGCAATCTCGGCACCGTCAAGAACAAGGGCTTCGAGCTGGGCATCGACGGCGCCGTCAACGAGGCGCTCAACCTGTTCGCCAACTATTCCTACCAGGCGGAGCCCGACCCGGACTTCCCGAAGTCGGAAGTGAACCTGCCGCCGAAGAACCGGTTCAACGCCGGCCTGAACTTCAGCCAGGGGCACTTCCTCGGCAACCTCTCGGTCAGCTACGTCGATGACGCGGTGTGGCAGGACGTGCTCGACGCCCGCTTCACCGGACCGACCGAGGCCTACACGCAGGTGAACGGCGCGTTCGGCGTCAAGTTCGCGCGCGACAAGGTCACCGCCACCATCAAGGGGATCAACCTCACCAACGAGGACATCCAGTCGCACGTGTTCGGCGACATCCTGAAGCGCCAAATCATTGGCGAGTTGAGGTTCACGTTCTAG
- a CDS encoding molybdenum cofactor guanylyltransferase: MSTTGIVLCGGRSTRMGRDKAALPFGDETLLARVVRLVATAVDHVIVVGHTTQALPAAVRVERDEAEGLGPLAGLARGLRISTTDLNFVTACDMPLLRPAVIRRLFDVIGDADACVPVDATHAMVLCGVYRRSLLPAADALIASGQLRLRALADGAQTKRVDTAAFRDIDPHLDSFFSCDTPEAYQQALVRLKADATSA; the protein is encoded by the coding sequence ATGAGCACCACCGGCATCGTCCTCTGCGGTGGGCGCTCCACGCGCATGGGCCGCGACAAGGCCGCGCTGCCGTTCGGCGACGAGACCCTGCTGGCGCGCGTGGTCCGCCTGGTGGCGACGGCCGTGGACCACGTGATCGTGGTCGGCCACACCACCCAGGCGCTGCCCGCCGCTGTCCGCGTGGAACGCGACGAGGCCGAAGGGCTCGGGCCGCTGGCCGGCCTCGCACGCGGCCTGCGGATCAGCACCACGGACCTCAACTTCGTCACCGCTTGCGACATGCCGCTGCTCCGGCCCGCGGTGATCCGGCGGCTCTTCGACGTGATTGGTGACGCCGACGCCTGCGTGCCGGTGGATGCGACACACGCGATGGTGCTGTGCGGCGTCTATCGGCGCTCGTTGCTGCCGGCCGCCGACGCGCTCATCGCTTCCGGGCAGTTGCGCCTGCGGGCGCTGGCGGATGGCGCACAAACGAAACGGGTCGACACCGCGGCGTTCCGCGACATCGACCCGCATCTCGACAGCTTCTTCAGTTGCGATACGCCCGAGGCGTATCAGCAGGCGTTGGTCCGCCTAAAGGCGGACGCCACATCCGCCTAG